The following are encoded in a window of Candidatus Methanomethylicota archaeon genomic DNA:
- a CDS encoding CBS domain-containing protein, producing MSEETEKLQELRGEEVAKYMRPVSNVIDAETPIWKVMEMATYSPGRHTYLLCRDGKPIGMITIHKILKWILLKTRELKDLAEELEVEFREVLGVRAIDFAEPPATIPEDATVTDAAREMVRRGVDTVWVLSANGEVLGELDYRVIMELALKEIAKT from the coding sequence TTGAGCGAGGAAACTGAGAAGTTGCAGGAATTGAGGGGAGAGGAAGTTGCAAAGTATATGAGGCCAGTATCCAATGTAATAGATGCTGAAACCCCAATATGGAAGGTTATGGAGATGGCCACGTATAGTCCAGGGAGACACACGTACCTATTATGTAGGGATGGGAAACCTATTGGGATGATCACGATACATAAGATATTGAAGTGGATACTCTTAAAGACGAGGGAGCTGAAGGATTTGGCGGAGGAGTTGGAGGTGGAGTTTAGGGAGGTTTTGGGGGTTAGGGCAATAGATTTTGCGGAGCCTCCAGCCACAATACCGGAGGATGCCACGGTAACTGATGCGGCTAGGGAGATGGTTAGGAGGGGGGTGGACACCGTATGGGTTTTATCGGCAAATGGGGAAGTGTTGGGGGAGTTGGATTATAGGGTTATAATGGAGTTGGCTTTAAAGGAGATTGCTAAAACCTGA